One window of the Zea mays cultivar B73 chromosome 3, Zm-B73-REFERENCE-NAM-5.0, whole genome shotgun sequence genome contains the following:
- the LOC103652523 gene encoding glucomannan 4-beta-mannosyltransferase 1: MFNEGQVSLGKKFLLLYAFFFVRKVVAHLVTFPFYCVVISACVLVQGDVRLPKYVAMYVPALITLLNAACTPRSCHLLIFWILFENVMSMHRSKAAVIGLLEASRANEWVVTDKLGSSKAAAAVVAKKKKQQLVRSRCCSTRREMHVLELAMGACLLYCVVYDIVFFGRDHYYMYLLLQSATAFIVGFGYVGTSAPS, translated from the coding sequence ATGTTCAACGAGGGACAGGTGTCGCTGGGGAAGAAGTTCCTCCTCCTCTACGCCTTCTTCTTCGTCAGGAAGGTGGTGGCGCATCTCGTCACCTTCCCCTTCTACTGCGTCGTCATCTCGGCCTGCGTGCTGGTGCAGGGAGACGTGCGCCTGCCCAAGTACGTGGCCATGTACGTGCCGGCGCTCATCACGCTGCTCAACGCCGCCTGCACGCCCAGGTCCTGCCACCTGCTCATCTTCTGGATCCTCTTCGAGAACGTCATGTCCATGCACCGCTCCAAGGCCGCCGTCATCGGCCTGCTGGAGGCCAGCCGCGCCAACGAGTGGGTGGTCACCGACAAGCTCGGCAGTAGCAAGGCAGCTGCAGCTGTAGTCGCGAAGAAGAAGAAACAGCAGCTAGTCCGGAGCAGGTGCTGCAGCACGAGACGGGAGATGCATGTGCTGGAGCTCGCGATGGGGGCGTGCTTGCTCTATTGTGTTGTCTACGACATTGTCTTCTTCGGCCGCGACCACTACTACATGTACCTGCTCCTGCAATCAGCGACGGCCTTTATCGTCGGCTTCGGCTACGTTGGCACCTCGGCACCCTCCTGA